One window of the Saccopteryx bilineata isolate mSacBil1 chromosome 2, mSacBil1_pri_phased_curated, whole genome shotgun sequence genome contains the following:
- the HSCB gene encoding iron-sulfur cluster co-chaperone protein HscB isoform X1, protein MWGGRTWAFPRVWRLWLTGVLGRRPLSYNAASIAGNNSSQCWNCGGPGGPTAGNTFFCPQCQALQPPDLTRDHFSLMDCNRSFRVDTAKLQRRYQQLQRLVHPDFFSQRSQTEKDFSEKHSTLVNDAYKTLLAPLSRGVYLLKLHGVEIPEGTDYEMDRQFLMEIIDINEKLSEAQSEAAMKEIESIVRAKQKELTDSVSRAFEQDDLEKAKEILTKMRYFSNVEEKIKLKKIPL, encoded by the exons ATGTGGGGCGGGAGGACTTGGGCCTTTCCCCGGGTGTGGAGGTTGTGGCTGACCGGAGTCCTCGGAAGGAGACCGCTAAGCTACAATGCTGCGTCGATAGCCGGAAATAACTCCTCCCAGTGTTGGAACTGCGGCGGCCCAGGGGGTCCCACTGCGGGGAACACGTTCTTCTGTCCACAGTGCCAGGCGCTGCAGCCGCCTGACCTCACACGAGACCACTTCAGCCTTATGGACTG CAACCGTTCCTTCAGAGTTGATACTGCAAAGCTTCAGCGTAGGTACCAGCAACTACAGCGTCTTGTCCACCCAGATTTCTTCAGCCAGAGGTCTCAG ACTGAAAAGGACTTCTCAGAAAAGCATTCGACCCTGGTGAATGATGCCTATAAGACTCTTCTGGCCCCCCTGAGCAGGGGAGTATACCTT CTAAAGCTCCATGGAGTAGAGATTCCTGAAGGAACAGATTATGAAATGGACAGGCAATTCCTCATGGAAATAATAGACATCAATGAAAAACTCTCCGAAGCTCAAAGTGAAGCTGCCATGAAAGAGATTGAATCTATTGTtagag cTAAACAAAAGGAATTGACTGACAGTGTTAGCAGAGCTTTTGAACAAG ATGATTTAGAAAAAGCCAAGGAAATTTTAACAAAGATGAGATACTTTTCAAATGTAGAAGAAAAGATCAAGTTAAAGAAGATTCCTCTCTAA
- the HSCB gene encoding iron-sulfur cluster co-chaperone protein HscB isoform X3, with protein MDRQFLMEIIDINEKLSEAQSEAAMKEIESIVRAKQKELTDSVSRAFEQDDLEKAKEILTKMRYFSNVEEKIKLKKIPL; from the exons ATGGACAGGCAATTCCTCATGGAAATAATAGACATCAATGAAAAACTCTCCGAAGCTCAAAGTGAAGCTGCCATGAAAGAGATTGAATCTATTGTtagag cTAAACAAAAGGAATTGACTGACAGTGTTAGCAGAGCTTTTGAACAAG ATGATTTAGAAAAAGCCAAGGAAATTTTAACAAAGATGAGATACTTTTCAAATGTAGAAGAAAAGATCAAGTTAAAGAAGATTCCTCTCTAA
- the HSCB gene encoding iron-sulfur cluster co-chaperone protein HscB isoform X2 → MWGGRTWAFPRVWRLWLTGVLGRRPLSYNAASIAGNNSSQCWNCGGPGGPTAGNTFFCPQCQALQPPDLTRDHFSLMDCNRSFRVDTAKLQRRYQQLQRLVHPDFFSQRSQTEKDFSEKHSTLVNDAYKTLLAPLSRGVYLVS, encoded by the exons ATGTGGGGCGGGAGGACTTGGGCCTTTCCCCGGGTGTGGAGGTTGTGGCTGACCGGAGTCCTCGGAAGGAGACCGCTAAGCTACAATGCTGCGTCGATAGCCGGAAATAACTCCTCCCAGTGTTGGAACTGCGGCGGCCCAGGGGGTCCCACTGCGGGGAACACGTTCTTCTGTCCACAGTGCCAGGCGCTGCAGCCGCCTGACCTCACACGAGACCACTTCAGCCTTATGGACTG CAACCGTTCCTTCAGAGTTGATACTGCAAAGCTTCAGCGTAGGTACCAGCAACTACAGCGTCTTGTCCACCCAGATTTCTTCAGCCAGAGGTCTCAG ACTGAAAAGGACTTCTCAGAAAAGCATTCGACCCTGGTGAATGATGCCTATAAGACTCTTCTGGCCCCCCTGAGCAGGGGAGTATACCTTGTAAG CTAA